In the Lepidochelys kempii isolate rLepKem1 chromosome 3, rLepKem1.hap2, whole genome shotgun sequence genome, one interval contains:
- the B3GNT2 gene encoding N-acetyllactosaminide beta-1,3-N-acetylglucosaminyltransferase 2 gives MSVGRRRLRLLGILMMVNFFIYVIVEVSKSGGQEKNTKGQVIIPSSKFWRKYTPHKAYWNKQQQKLEFLYNPILTLLSNMTVEETLISNTSVLNSCDPDPSVTSEVNDFATLPDRFKDFLLYLRCRNYSLLVDQPKKCKHKPFLLLAIKSLIPHFDRRQAIRESWGKEIQSGDVTVVRVFLLGQTPPEDNFPDLSDMLKFESQTHQDILLWNYRDTFFNLTLKEVLFLKWVSSTCPEAQFIFKGDDDVFVNTHQILDYLKNLSKDKAKDLFIGDVIKDAGPHREKKLKYYIPESVFEGSYPPYAGGGGFLYSGDLALRLNNASDQVLLYPIDDVYTGMCLQKLGLAPEKHKGFKTFDIEEKHRNNICSYTNLMLVHSRKPQEMIKIWTRLQDPHLNC, from the coding sequence ATGAGTGTTGGACGCAGAAGACTAAGGCTGCTGGGAATTCTGATgatggtaaacttttttatttatgTGATTGTGGAAGTCTCCAAAAGTGGTGGTCAAGAGAAGAATACAAAAGGACAGGTTATAATACCCAGCAGCAAGTTCTGGAGGAAATACACTCCTCACAAGGCCTATTGGAACAAACAGCAACAGAAGCTGGAATTCTTGTACAACCCCATTTTGACCTTGCTTTCCAATATGACTGTGGAAGAAACCTTAATTTCTAATACTAGTGTTCTGAATTCCTGTGACCCTGATCCATCAGTAACATCAGAGGTTAATGACTTTGCAACGTTGCCAGACAGATTTAAAGACTTCCTGCTTTATTTAAGATGTAGAAATTATTCATTATTAGTGGATCAACCAAAAAAGTGCAAACACAAACCTTTCCTGCTACTGGCTATCAAGTCACTTATACCACATTTTGATAGAAGGCAAGCAATTAGGGAATCTTGGGGTAAAGAAATACAATCAGGGGATGTAACAGTTGTAAGGGTCTTTTTGTTGGGACAGACCCCTCCAGAAGATAACTTTCCTGACCTTTCAGACATGCTGAAATTTGAGAGTCAAACCCACCAAGACATTCTTCTTTGGAACTACAGAGACACTTTCTTCAACTTGACTCTGAAAGAGGTGCTGTTTCTTAAATGGGTCAGCAGCACGTGTCCAGAGGCCCAGTTTATTTTTAAGGGGGATGATGATGTTTTTGTGAATACCCACCAGATCCTGGATTACTTGAAGAATTTATCAAAGGACAAAGCAAAAGACTTATTTATAGGTGATGTGATCAAAGATGCTGGACCTCAtcgagaaaaaaaattaaagtactACATTCCAGAAAGTGTTTTTGAAGGTTCTTATCCTCCATATGCAGGAGGTGGTGGGTTTCTGTACTCTGGTGATCTGGCATTAAGACTGAACAATGCATCTGACCAGGTCCTCCTCTATCCTATTGATGACGTTTATACTGGAATGTGCCTTCAGAAACTTGGGCTTGCTCCGGAAAAACACAAAGGCTTCAAAACATTTGATATTGAAGAGAAACACAGGAATAACATATGTTCCTACACAAACTTAATGTTAGTACATAGCAGAAAACCTCAAGAAATGATTAAGATTTGGACACGCTTGCAGGATCCACACTTAAATTGTTAA